CGAGGGGGCCACCCGCATCGCCGCGCCGTTGCCGTACGAGCCCTGGCCGTCGAAGAGTTCGGCCGCCAGCCGGCGGGCGTCACCGCCCTCCCGGACGAGGCGCAGCAGGCGGTTGGCCGCCGGGCCGTAGCCGCGGTCGAAGTCGTGGCGGTCGGCGAAGGCGTGCGTGAGGTCGAAGGTGTCGATGCGGCCGCGCTCGGTCTGGGCCGCGTACACCGAGCAGGCCATCTCGGTGTCGTCCGTCCACGGCCACCTTCCGGGCGGCGCCTCGCGCCGGGAGAGGCGGTGGCGGTTGGCCGGGACGAAGAACTGGGCGCCGAGGGCGTCGCCGACGGACAGGCCCTGCAGTGCGTCGAAGGCCGGTACGGACGCGCCGGTCGGGACGGCCGGAACGGACACGGCGGTCGGGAGGGTCGGGGTGGTCGGGGCGGAGGCGGCGGTCGGCCGGGGCCGGAAGGGTTCGGGAGAGGTCATCGGAGGTGATCCTGACAGGCCCCGGGCCCGGGGACGACCGGTTTCGGCCGTGGTCAGCAGCGGGCGTCGATCTCCTGGAAGCTGCCGTAGTGGTCGGCCGTCCAGAACTGTTCGCCCGCCTGACCGGTGACGACCCGCCGGGTGCCGCGGTCGGCGGAGCCCGGCGTGACCACCGTGTACTCGTGGTAGTAGCCGCCCGGGTGGCGCGGCAGGCGGCCTTCGCGGTTCTCGAACACGATGCCGTCCGAGCGGTAGGGGTACGGGCCTCCGTCGGCGATCAGGACGAGGGTGTCCCTGGCCTGGGACGGGAGCCTGCTGCGGCAGACGTCCGCCAGCGACGGGTTGTTCGGCACCCAGCCGGTGCGGGCGGCGGAGGCCGGGACGGTCGGCCCCGATGCCGGCGCGGACGCCCGGCCCGACGGCAGCCGGGACGCCGGCCCGGAGGCCGCGTCGGACCCGCGTGGCGTGGTCGGCGCGGCGGTGGCGCCGCGCTTCGGGCCGCCGCGGTCGTCGAGGGCGTAGACGGCGGCCGCGACGATCGCGCACAGCACCAGCACGGCGACGGCGATCGAGCGGTTTCGGCTGGTCATGGCGTCCAGCTTGCCCGTTGGGCGGCGCGGCCCGGGCGGTGCTCGGGAAACCCCTCACCCGTTCGGGTGCAGATCATCATGCGGCGCACCGGCACGCCGGGGGAAACGGGACCGGGGCGGGAACGGACGCCATTGTCCGTTCCCGCCCCGGCCACCTCCGTACGACGGCTCTCCTGCGCCGAGCTCCGTCGTACGCCCCTCCCCTGCGGAGGGGGTGCGGTCAGCGATGGGACCGCGCTGCGGTAGAGGTCGTTGCCCTCCTCAGCGCGAGTCGCTGCCCGCCGTCTCAAGGGCGGCGCGGCCTGCCTCCAGGCGCGCCACCGGGATCCGGAAGGGGGAGCAGGACACGTAGTCCAGCCCCACCTGGTGGAAGAAGTGGACCGACTCCGGGTCGCCGCCGTGCTCCCCGCAGACACCCAGCTTCAGGTCGGGCCTGGTCGCCCGGCCGGCCTCACAGGCCTGCCGGACGAGCGAGCCCACACCGTCCCGGTCGATCGTCTCGAACGGGCTGACGCCGAAGATTCCCTTTTCCAGGTACGCGGTGAAGAAACTCGCCTCCACGTCGTCCCGGGAGAAGCCCCAGACGGTCTGGGTCAGGTCGTTGGTGCCGAACGAGAAGAACTCGGCGGCCTCGGCGATCTGACCGGCGGTCACCGCGGCCCGCGGCAACTCGATCATGGTGCCGAGCTTGATGTCCAGCCGGACGCCGGTGGACTGGGCCACCTCGGCGAGTACGCGCTCGCACTCGTCGCGTACCAGCTCCAGCTCCTGGACCGTGCCGACCAGCGGGATCATCACCTCGGGGCGCGGGTCGCCGCCGGCCAGCCGGCGCTCGGCGGCGGCCTCGGCGATCGCCCGGACCTGCATCCCGAACAGGCCCGGGATGACCAGGCCCAGACGGACGCCGCGCAGACCCAGCATCGGGTTCTGCTCGTGCAGCTTGTGCACGGCCTGGAGCAGGCGCAGGTCGTTCTCGTTCGGGTCCTTGCGGGCCTCGGCGAGGGCGACG
The Kitasatospora paranensis genome window above contains:
- a CDS encoding ribonuclease domain-containing protein, giving the protein MTSRNRSIAVAVLVLCAIVAAAVYALDDRGGPKRGATAAPTTPRGSDAASGPASRLPSGRASAPASGPTVPASAARTGWVPNNPSLADVCRSRLPSQARDTLVLIADGGPYPYRSDGIVFENREGRLPRHPGGYYHEYTVVTPGSADRGTRRVVTGQAGEQFWTADHYGSFQEIDARC